In Nocardioides sp. InS609-2, a single genomic region encodes these proteins:
- a CDS encoding ABC transporter ATP-binding protein, which yields MTDLVAAGITYAVGRTLLDDVSLTFPAGALTALSGPSGSGKTTLLSIAGGLLEPTVGTTSYDGASMWQGTGDPRRDVAFVLQVYGLVPILSARENVSIALRARNVDPAEADEHAEAALARFHIADLGDRQVEELSGGQMQRVACARGFVVGAGILLADEPTSELDEGNRGLVLAELRAEAERGSVVVVATHDPAVVATCDLHYALDEGRLT from the coding sequence GTGACCGACCTCGTCGCCGCGGGCATCACCTACGCCGTCGGCCGGACGTTGCTCGACGACGTGTCGTTGACCTTCCCGGCCGGCGCCCTGACCGCGCTGTCCGGCCCGTCCGGCTCCGGCAAGACCACCCTGCTCTCGATCGCGGGTGGTCTCCTCGAGCCGACCGTCGGCACCACGTCGTACGACGGCGCCTCGATGTGGCAGGGCACCGGTGACCCGCGCCGCGACGTGGCGTTCGTGCTGCAGGTCTACGGCCTAGTGCCCATCCTGTCCGCCCGCGAGAACGTCTCGATCGCGCTGCGTGCCCGCAACGTCGACCCGGCCGAGGCCGACGAGCACGCCGAGGCGGCGCTGGCCCGCTTCCACATCGCCGACCTCGGTGATCGCCAGGTCGAAGAGCTGTCGGGTGGCCAGATGCAGCGCGTTGCCTGCGCCCGCGGCTTCGTCGTCGGTGCCGGCATCCTGCTCGCCGACGAGCCGACCAGTGAGCTCGACGAGGGCAACCGCGGGCTCGTGCTCGCCGAGCTGCGGGCCGAGGCCGAGCGCGGCAGCGTCGTCGTGGTCGCCACGCACGACCCGGCCGTCGTGGCGACCTGCGACCTCCACTACGCCCTAGACGAGGGCCG